Proteins from a single region of Megalopta genalis isolate 19385.01 chromosome 3, iyMegGena1_principal, whole genome shotgun sequence:
- the LOC117218947 gene encoding uncharacterized protein LOC117218947, giving the protein MATMAWLPAIALLLTVAAGQDLTPTEGNRPRPPAGSPELADYIGIKRQLPPSRLLPQRNAADEPQPNIERQPRKRQLAELASNFQPIPLHLGVEQAFGAAAKPDVPLNVQQPVKQGIEPRMSTAAAHIAFVAPQILPAQKRIHGYEAPTFYHGHGHGYHHSHHHGHHAQHEHHAKHKHEHGHKHEHGHKHHHGHEHHEEHKHHEDHKQHHDHHHHHGHDHHHGHKHHSDHKHHHGHDHKHEHGHKHEHKHGHDHKHHGDHHHHHGHQHHSKHEHHEEHKHHAEHHHHHKHHHHNEHHHHHEHHHVNEHHHHHSHKETENHHHHHGHEHKEDHKHAHKQDHKHHHGHEHKHGHHEDHHHGHHEDHHHKHGHDHKHSHHQDHHHKHGHEHKHGHHEEHHHGHHEDHKHDHHEDHHHKHGHHHKHGHKEEHHHGHHEDHHHAHHQDHKHHHHQEHKHGHEHKEEHKHGHDHKHHHDHHEDHHHHEHHKHHEGHEHKHSHGHEEDHKHSNDHHHKHHHDSHHKHHESHQHSAYEHHGHEHFKAAGHFYDASQTHEEYVFPEESEAVPVTPGIEDILKINQKQSDVAPTDLQPEVAATDIQPATAQP; this is encoded by the coding sequence GCGTGGCTACCGGCCATCGCGCTGCTACTGACAGTTGCGGCTGGCCAAGATTTGACACCGACCGAAGGGAATCGACCGCGGCCGCCGGCCGGAAGCCCGGAGCTGGCCGATTACATCGGGATCAAGCGACAATTACCGCCGTCCCGATTGTTGCCGCAGAGGAACGCCGCCGACGAGCCGCAGCCGAATATCGAGAGGCAGCCGAGGAAACGACAATTGGCCGAGCTTGCGAGCAACTTCCAGCCGATTCCGCTCCATCTGGGCGTCGAGCAGGCGTTCGGGGCGGCCGCCAAGCCGGACGTCCCGCTGAACGTCCAGCAGCCCGTGAAACAGGGCATCGAGCCCAGGATGTCCACCGCGGCCGCGCACATCGCGTTCGTCGCGCCGCAGATCCTGCCCGCTCAGAAGAGGATCCACGGATACGAGGCGCCGACCTTCTACCACGGTCACGGGCACGGCTATCATCATTCCCACCATCACGGACATCACGCTCAACACGAGCATCACGCGAAGCACAAGCACGAGCATGGCCACAAGCACGAGCATGGTCACAAGCACCATCACGGCCACGAGCATCACGAGGAGCACAAGCACCACGAGGACCACAAGCAGCATCACGACCACCATCACCATCACGGTCACGACCATCATCACGGCCACAAGCATCACTCCGACCATAAGCATCACCACGGCCACGACCACAAGCACGAACACGGCCACAAGCACGAGCACAAACACGGCCACGATCACAAGCATCACGGGGACCATCACCATCACCACGGACACCAGCATCACTCGAAGCACGAGCACCACGAGGAGCACAAGCACCACGCCGAGCATCACCATCACCACAAGCATCACCATCACAACGAGCATCACCACCACCACGAGCACCATCACGTCAACGAGCATCACCACCACCATTCCCACAAGGAGACGGAGAACCATCATCATCACCATGGCCACGAGCACAAGGAAGACCACAAGCACGCTCACAAGCAGGACCACAAGCACCACCACGGTCACGAGCACAAGCACGGACACCACGAGGATCATCATCACGGACATCACGAAGACCACCATCACAAACACGGCCACGATCACAAGCACTCGCACCACCAGGACCATCACCACAAGCACGGCCACGAGCACAAGCACGGCCATCACGAGGAACACCACCACGGACATCACGAGGACCACAAGCACGACCATCACGAGGACCATCACCACAAGCACGGCCATCATCACAAGCACGGCCACAAGGAGGAGCATCACCACGGGCACCACGAGGACCACCATCACGCCCACCACCAGGACCACAAACACCACCATCACCAGGAGCACAAACACGGTCACGAGCACAAGGAAGAGCACAAGCACGGCCACGACCACAAACACCATCACGACCATCACGAGGACCATCACCACCACGAGCATCACAAACACCACGAGGGCCACGAGCACAAGCACTCCCACGGCCACGAGGAGGATCACAAGCACTCGAACGACCATCATCACAAACACCACCACGACAGCCATCACAAGCATCACGAGAGCCATCAGCACTCGGCCTACGAGCACCACGGGCACGAGCATTTCAAGGCCGCCGGCCATTTCTACGACGCCTCGCAGACCCACGAGGAGTACGTGTTCCCGGAGGAGAGCGAGGCGGTCCCCGTCACCCCGGGCATCGAGGACATCCTCAAGATTAACCAAAAGCAATCGGACGTCGCACCGACTGATCTACAACCGGAGGTCGCGGCGACTGATATACAACCGGCCACCGCTCAGCCCTAA